ATTAATTAGTTTTTTATTTTTGTGGCGGTATCCGGCCATCCACATATAGATAAGTGCCGGAAGGCCTAATAGCATTGCCAGATAAAGGTTATCTCGCAACGGATATAAAATCTCCAAGACCTGGGCCCCTTGTTCGCGGCTTGCGCCCGCCATGACAAAAACCACCCAGCCTTTGGCACTGAACAACCAACACAGCCATAACATGGTCGAAGGTTTCAACAAGCCATGCTTGTCATAGGCGTCTATCGGATATATCACTTACTTTCCCCGTTTCTCACTGCTTACTGTGCAATGGAGGCTTACCCCTGATATTTCAATAGCCAACTTTGTCTATGGCCGTTGTGGGGATCATTCTAAAGCGGGACCGATATAACAACACTGTTCAGTACTAGGCACACCTTAATCTATCTGGTCGCAACTACCAGCCAAAGTGGTAAATTCTGTGGTTCAACGCACTATTTGGGTAGTCGTCTTGTCGACATGATCACGTTTTGTGGGATGAGAATGACGAATTTTCTAGTTTTCTTACAAAAGTCACATCAGAAATAAATATGCTCAGTTTCTAACGCTTTAGTGGAATATCCATTAATATTCATTGTGTTAATGAATATTTTACCACCATTACCCCTTGTTCAGTTTCTGTTCATACAATGTAAGATTCCTACCACTTTGGAAGGCGGGGAAGACAGAAAAGTGCCAATTGATATTGGCAGCGGTATAATCGACCCAAAGAAATCATGGATCGGACAAACAATGGCAACCAGCAAAAATCAAGGGGCGCCGTCCCCAGAGACCCAAGCAGAGGCAATGAAGATTGCCCGTGCGACGCAAAAACCAGGCCAGACCAAAGAACAGACCAAGCTGATCGCTCAAGGGATCCAGCACGGTATTGAGCAATATAAGAAACAACAAAAAGCCAAAGCCCGCGAGCGGGACAAGCTGCGTAAAAAACAAGCCAGAGATAAATCGCAAGATATTGAACAGCCCGCTACAGATGCGCCAGCAGCAGAACAAGTGGTTGTGAGTAAACAACATTGGCTACCCTGGCTATTGCTTATTGCCTCTTGGGTTGGGTTTATTGGCTACCTTCAATTCAGTTAACGCATATGAGGATTCATGGATGACTCAACAACAAAGTTTTCGTTATTTTCCTCTGCTAGCACTTCTGACTGTTCTCACCGGGTGCGGCAGCCCGAATTCGGCCTACAGCCACACGGTAAAAGTCAATCAAATCTGTGGTGAGAAACCAAACTGTGTCAGCACGCTGGATAACCGCGAAGAGCACGCTTTGGCCCCTTTTGAACTCAGTAAAACAGGGCTGGAGCAATGGGCGCATATCGAGAAACTGGCGCTTTCCCTTCCCGGTGCCTCCCTCGCTAAACGCACTGACGATTACCTTCATGTAGAGTGCACCAGCAAAGTCTTCCGCTTTGTTGATGATTTTGAGGTACAACGGCAATCAGGGCAGCTTACCGTCCGCTCGGAATCCCGCACGGGATATTCCGATTTCGGTGTCAACCGTAAGCGCGCCGAGGCATTCCGGAAGCTGTTGGCACAAGAAGGTTACCTGAAAAATTAGCCATAGCAGGCACACCTCTACAGTTGCAAACGATTCTCAATTAGATCTAAAATAAGCTCAATGGCAAATGGAGGATCGAGATGAGTATCGCCAGTTATTTGATGTTCGGCATCTTGGGATTCCTTACCATGCTCGTGATCCAAGGGCTAGAAGCTGCTGTTCAGATCCCTGGAGCTTCCTCTGCGCTCACGTCGTGGTTAGCGATTTATGGCACTTGGTTAGCCGTTATTGCCCATGGGGTTTATCTGTGGTGCAAAAACCCAGCCCACAGAATCGAGTAGGAGGAGGCCTCACGGCCTCCGTCCTCTCACACCACCGTACAAGCGTGGGTCGCATACGGCGGTTCCGAATATATTTTCAGTGACTCATACCCATCTCTCAATGAGTACATGCCCATCTCCTTGAACCGTTTCGTTGGCATGGCCTGATTGAGCTGCGGCGATAAAGCCAGATGCCACCATCCTTTCTCTGACATCGCTAGCTTCCAAGCATTGCGCTCGTTTACGCCTTCTTGGCGTAACCATGTCGCTATGCTGTGTCTGCGTTTTCGCTGCTTGAGTCGGTAGCACCGTAAGCGCCGTCTTATCCATTCATCCAAGCGCTGCATCGCGCTTTTCCGCATGGCGAGCTTGAAGTAGTGTTGCCAACCTCTTAGATATTGAGTTAGTTCGACTATTACTGTCTTCAACTCTCGTCCTCGATTCCGCTTCGTTATTTGACGCACTCGCTTCTTCATGTGAGTTTGTGCTGTCTTCGAGATATGGATACTCCCATCTCGTTGGAAGCGATGGCCTAAGTAAGTCCGCTCTGTCACTCTTGTTGCCGCACTCTTCTCCCGGTTGACCGTGAGTTTCAGTTTCTGCTCCAAGAACTCCGTTATCGAGGCTTTTACTCGATTTGCGGCTTCCTCACTGTGTACGTAGATTTGGCAGTCGTCTGCATATCGGCAGAACTTATGCCCTCTTCGTTCAAGCTCTTTATCCAACTCATCTAATACGATATTTGATAGCAGCGGAGATAATGGGCCACCCTGTGGTGTCCCTCGTTGCCTCTGCTCGACTAACCCGTTTCGCATTATGCCTGCCTGTAGGTATGACCTGATCAGCTTCAGTACCCGTTTATCTGTGATATCTTTCGATAGCCTGTGCATCAGCCTATCGTGGTTCACGGTATCGAAGTATTTCGCTAGGTCAACATCGACTACATAACCCCGCCCCTCCCTGATGTAGTGGCTTGCTGCCGCCAGAGCATGGTGGGCACTACGGTTGGGCCTGAACCCGTAACTGCTGTTGGAGAACTTAGGTTCGTAGATATCTGTCAGGACTGATGTGATGGCCTGTTGGACAATCCTATCAAGTACCGTTGGGATACCTAGCTGCCTCACTCCCCCACTA
This Photobacterium gaetbulicola Gung47 DNA region includes the following protein-coding sequences:
- a CDS encoding hypothetical protein (COG4446) — protein: MTQQQSFRYFPLLALLTVLTGCGSPNSAYSHTVKVNQICGEKPNCVSTLDNREEHALAPFELSKTGLEQWAHIEKLALSLPGASLAKRTDDYLHVECTSKVFRFVDDFEVQRQSGQLTVRSESRTGYSDFGVNRKRAEAFRKLLAQEGYLKN
- a CDS encoding Na-directed DNA polymerase (COG3344); this encodes MTSTQLMEQICSSTNLNQALRRVKKNKGCAGVDKLDIAATISVLRQSSNGQALRQSLLDGSYQPQPVLGVEIPKPSGGVRQLGIPTVLDRIVQQAITSVLTDIYEPKFSNSSYGFRPNRSAHHALAAASHYIREGRGYVVDVDLAKYFDTVNHDRLMHRLSKDITDKRVLKLIRSYLQAGIMRNGLVEQRQRGTPQGGPLSPLLSNIVLDELDKELERRGHKFCRYADDCQIYVHSEEAANRVKASITEFLEQKLKLTVNREKSAATRVTERTYLGHRFQRDGSIHISKTAQTHMKKRVRQITKRNRGRELKTVIVELTQYLRGWQHYFKLAMRKSAMQRLDEWIRRRLRCYRLKQRKRRHSIATWLRQEGVNERNAWKLAMSEKGWWHLALSPQLNQAMPTKRFKEMGMYSLRDGYESLKIYSEPPYATHACTVV